From the genome of Muricauda sp. SCSIO 64092, one region includes:
- the gcvT gene encoding glycine cleavage system aminomethyltransferase GcvT: MKTTALTETHIALGAKMVPFAGYNMPVSYEGVNSEHETVRNGVGVFDVSHMGEFLIEGPRALELVQKVTSNDASKLTVGKAQYSCMPNETGGIVDDLIVYRVKEETYLLVVNASNIEKDWAHIAKYNTGSGAEMRNISDNYSLLAIQGPKAVEAMQALSSHDLSAIKFYNFVVGDFAGVEHVIISATGYTGSGGFEIYCKNSEVQQIWDKVFEAGERFGIKPIGLAARDTLRLEMGYCLYGNDIDDTTSPFEAGLGWITKFTKEFVNSKALEDEKKRTPERKLVGFELDEKGIPRNGYDIVDSQGKKIGEVTSGTMSPSLGKGIGLGYVPMVLADAGSKIHIQIRKNRIPATVVKPPFYKAT; the protein is encoded by the coding sequence ATGAAGACTACTGCACTCACTGAGACCCATATTGCCCTTGGGGCCAAAATGGTGCCTTTTGCGGGATATAACATGCCCGTTTCCTATGAAGGTGTCAATAGTGAACATGAAACCGTACGTAATGGGGTTGGGGTTTTTGATGTATCCCATATGGGGGAGTTTTTAATTGAAGGTCCCCGGGCATTGGAACTGGTCCAAAAAGTGACCTCCAATGATGCTTCAAAATTGACGGTGGGAAAGGCACAATATAGCTGTATGCCCAACGAAACCGGTGGTATAGTGGATGACCTAATTGTATATCGCGTAAAAGAAGAGACCTATCTCTTGGTCGTAAATGCATCCAATATTGAAAAGGATTGGGCACATATCGCTAAGTATAATACGGGTAGTGGAGCTGAAATGAGAAACATTTCCGATAATTACTCCCTTTTGGCCATCCAAGGACCTAAAGCAGTGGAAGCCATGCAAGCCCTGTCCTCACACGATTTATCCGCCATTAAATTCTACAACTTTGTGGTGGGGGATTTTGCAGGAGTGGAACATGTGATTATTTCGGCTACAGGGTATACCGGATCTGGTGGTTTTGAAATCTATTGCAAGAATTCCGAAGTACAACAGATTTGGGATAAGGTTTTTGAGGCGGGGGAGCGATTCGGCATCAAACCCATTGGTTTGGCGGCAAGGGATACCCTACGTTTGGAAATGGGCTATTGCCTTTACGGAAACGATATCGACGATACTACCTCTCCTTTTGAAGCGGGATTGGGTTGGATTACCAAATTCACCAAGGAGTTTGTCAATTCCAAAGCACTGGAAGATGAGAAAAAAAGGACCCCGGAACGTAAATTAGTGGGTTTTGAACTGGATGAAAAAGGGATTCCAAGGAACGGTTATGATATTGTGGACAGTCAAGGCAAAAAGATAGGTGAGGTCACTTCCGGCACCATGTCCCCTTCTTTGGGCAAGGGAATTGGATTGGGATATGTACCCATGGTCCTTGCCGATGCGGGTAGTAAAATCCATATCCAAATACGGAAAAACAGGATTCCTGCCACCGTTGTAAAACCTCCCTTTTACAAAGCTACCTAA
- the thrC gene encoding threonine synthase, producing MEFFSLNDPTHKASFKDAVIAGIAPDKGLYFPREINPLPPSFFEGIASLSHQQIAFRAIRQFVQKDIPDNELEKIISNTLDFNFPLIKIEDKVSVLELFHGPTMAFKDVGARFMANCLGYFFEDSEESVTVLVATSGDTGGAVANGFLGVEGVQVVILYPSGKVSEIQEKQLTTLGQNITALEVSGTFDDCQRMVKRAFLDKEITRIQKLTSANSINVARWLPQLFYYLFAYQQVNGLGEELVFSVPSGNFGNICAGLVAQKLGMPAKHFVAATNSNDVIPNFMKNGTYEPKPSISTISNAMDVGDPSNFVRIQKLFNNDFDALSASLSSYSFSDRETKSIMKSIYENKGYLMDPHGAVGYLGLKRYLKDHPDWHGIFLETAHPIKFLPVVKDTLGVSPAIPPQIQKVMGREKIAIAIHNYEDLKIHLTKNK from the coding sequence ATGGAATTTTTTAGTTTAAACGACCCAACGCACAAAGCTTCATTTAAGGATGCCGTAATCGCAGGAATAGCACCCGATAAGGGGCTTTATTTCCCTCGGGAGATCAATCCACTACCCCCTTCCTTTTTTGAGGGCATTGCTTCTTTGTCCCATCAACAAATAGCATTTAGGGCTATACGGCAGTTTGTCCAAAAGGATATCCCGGACAATGAATTGGAGAAAATCATTTCCAATACACTGGATTTTAATTTTCCCCTTATAAAAATTGAGGATAAGGTTTCTGTATTGGAACTTTTTCATGGGCCTACCATGGCCTTTAAGGATGTGGGAGCGCGATTTATGGCCAATTGTTTAGGGTACTTTTTTGAGGACAGTGAAGAAAGCGTAACGGTCTTGGTAGCCACCTCCGGGGATACGGGCGGTGCTGTGGCCAATGGTTTTTTAGGGGTTGAAGGCGTTCAGGTAGTTATCCTTTATCCAAGCGGAAAGGTCAGTGAAATCCAGGAAAAACAGTTGACCACCTTGGGACAGAACATTACGGCCCTGGAAGTTTCCGGAACTTTTGATGATTGCCAGCGAATGGTCAAAAGGGCCTTTTTGGACAAGGAAATTACCAGAATACAAAAGCTTACCTCGGCAAACAGCATCAATGTGGCAAGGTGGTTGCCCCAACTCTTTTATTATTTATTTGCTTACCAACAAGTGAATGGCCTTGGTGAAGAATTGGTGTTTTCGGTGCCCTCCGGAAATTTTGGGAACATTTGTGCGGGACTGGTCGCCCAAAAACTGGGGATGCCCGCAAAGCACTTTGTTGCGGCCACCAATAGCAATGATGTGATACCCAATTTCATGAAAAATGGAACCTATGAACCAAAACCATCCATTTCCACCATCTCGAATGCAATGGACGTAGGGGACCCCAGTAATTTTGTCAGAATTCAAAAGTTGTTCAACAATGATTTCGATGCGCTTTCAGCATCCCTCTCGTCCTACTCCTTTTCGGACCGTGAAACCAAGTCAATAATGAAATCCATTTATGAAAACAAGGGATATCTTATGGACCCTCATGGTGCTGTTGGCTATTTGGGCTTAAAAAGGTACTTAAAAGACCATCCCGATTGGCATGGCATCTTTTTGGAGACCGCACACCCCATTAAATTCTTACCTGTTGTTAAGGACACCCTAGGGGTATCACCGGCCATTCCGCCCCAAATCCAAAAAGTGATGGGTAGGGAAAAAATAGCCATTGCCATCCACAATTATGAAGATTTAAAAATTCACCTGACAAAAAACAAGTAA
- a CDS encoding glutaminase, with amino-acid sequence MPYQKILDTISSEASKSKERGEVANYIPELSKISDQKFGIALLDEQGHLFESGDTHEQFSIQSISKVLALSLAFRLLGDEVWKRVDVEPSGDPFNHLSLLEQENGIPRNPLINAGAIVVSDILVSQLQHPKKEFLQYVRKIANDPSIAYDEQVAKSEKRTGFKNYAAAYLIKSYGNLENDVEEVLDFYFYQCALSMSCQQLVKVFYIFANRGKCLQNNPYLSLAQVKRINALMLTCGFYDEAGEFAFEVGLPGKSGVGGGIVALLPEKFCVATWSPGLNTKGNSKLGMEALEKFTTKTGLSIF; translated from the coding sequence ATGCCGTACCAAAAAATTCTGGATACCATTTCATCAGAAGCTTCCAAAAGTAAAGAGCGTGGTGAAGTGGCAAACTACATTCCGGAATTGTCAAAAATCAGTGACCAAAAATTTGGGATTGCCTTATTGGATGAACAGGGACACCTCTTTGAATCCGGGGACACCCATGAACAATTTTCCATACAAAGCATTTCCAAAGTACTTGCGCTCTCCTTGGCATTTCGGCTGTTGGGAGATGAGGTATGGAAACGCGTTGATGTGGAGCCTTCCGGTGATCCGTTCAATCATCTTTCCCTATTGGAACAGGAAAATGGGATTCCTAGAAACCCGTTGATCAATGCCGGTGCCATAGTAGTATCGGATATTTTGGTATCACAATTGCAACATCCCAAAAAGGAGTTCCTGCAGTATGTAAGAAAAATTGCAAATGACCCAAGTATAGCCTATGATGAACAGGTGGCAAAGTCCGAAAAACGGACCGGTTTTAAGAATTATGCCGCCGCCTATCTCATTAAATCGTATGGAAACCTGGAAAATGATGTGGAAGAAGTTTTGGATTTCTACTTTTACCAGTGCGCGTTGAGCATGTCCTGCCAGCAATTGGTAAAAGTGTTTTATATATTCGCTAACCGCGGAAAATGCCTACAAAACAATCCTTATTTGAGTTTGGCCCAGGTAAAACGCATTAATGCGTTAATGCTCACCTGTGGGTTTTATGATGAAGCTGGTGAGTTTGCATTTGAAGTAGGCCTACCCGGAAAAAGTGGGGTTGGGGGAGGAATTGTAGCACTTTTGCCCGAGAAATTCTGTGTGGCCACCTGGTCACCGGGATTGAATACAAAGGGAAATTCAAAACTTGGAATGGAAGCCTTGGAAAAATTCACGACTAAAACAGGATTATCCATATTTTGA
- the thrA gene encoding bifunctional aspartate kinase/homoserine dehydrogenase I, with protein MKVLKFGGTSVANSNNIKQVAKIVSQIKSDKTAVVVSALGGVTDLLLKSLELASNRDLGFENVLLEIEHRHLTTIKELFPIKEQSAILSHVKSNLNELETLVQGAYLIGERTSRLADKVVSYGELLSSFVIYHYFVSQGLDSGLKNGRELIITDESFGKANVDFKLTHTNCHNYFKNTKDAITLVPGFVSSSRDGSSTTLGRGGSDYTAAIIAASTAAEELQIWTDVSGMYTANPKLVKQAKCISQISYEEAMELSHFGAKVLYPPTLQPILSQGIPIWIKNTFAPDEKGTLITQNNNGQGKSVRGISHVGEITLLSLEGPGMVGIPGISKRFFETLSQQDISVALITQASSEHSICVGISNADEAKAQTSVNQAFEYEIASGKINPVIVEKDLAIIALVGDNMKSHQGLSGKMFSTLGRNNVNIRAIAQGASERNISAVITSDDVKKALNALHEGFFEENIKQLNLFVMGVGNVGSRLLAQIHQQKEYLKEELKLNIRVIGISNSRKMVFHEDGVSLETWRGDLENGLEANGEAFMDRVQKLNYRNSIFVDNTANEKVSDTYGHYLENSIAVVTCNKIACSSAFDNYQRLKKLSKKYNAPFLFETNVGAGLPIIDTLKHLIASGDRVNKIQAVLSGSLNFVFNTFDDTKTFHDVVKEAQEKGYTEPDPTIDLSGVDVMRKILILARESGYQLDIEEITNESFLPKESLDTTSNALFYESLKKYESDFQDIYKVAAQKDCKLKYVAQFEDGKAKVGLQEIPRGHDFHNLEGSDNIVLFFTDRYPEQPLIVKGAGAGADVTASGIFADIIRIGNF; from the coding sequence ATGAAAGTCTTAAAATTTGGCGGCACATCAGTAGCCAATTCAAACAATATCAAGCAAGTAGCAAAAATTGTTTCCCAGATAAAAAGCGACAAAACCGCAGTGGTCGTCTCGGCCCTTGGCGGAGTAACGGATTTGTTGCTCAAAAGTTTGGAACTGGCATCAAACAGGGACCTTGGTTTCGAGAACGTCCTACTTGAGATTGAACATAGGCACCTTACCACCATAAAGGAGCTTTTCCCAATTAAGGAGCAAAGTGCGATCCTAAGCCACGTTAAAAGTAATTTGAATGAGTTGGAAACCTTGGTCCAAGGGGCCTACCTTATCGGGGAGCGTACCTCCAGACTTGCGGACAAAGTAGTGAGCTATGGCGAGTTGCTATCTTCTTTTGTCATATACCATTACTTTGTCTCCCAGGGATTGGACTCCGGCTTGAAAAACGGGCGGGAGTTAATTATTACGGACGAGAGTTTTGGGAAAGCCAATGTGGATTTTAAGTTAACCCATACCAATTGCCACAATTACTTTAAGAATACAAAGGATGCCATTACACTGGTTCCCGGTTTTGTTTCCTCTTCAAGGGACGGTTCCAGCACTACATTGGGTCGTGGTGGTTCCGATTATACCGCAGCCATCATCGCTGCCAGTACTGCAGCTGAAGAATTACAAATTTGGACGGATGTTAGTGGAATGTATACCGCAAATCCAAAATTGGTAAAACAAGCCAAATGCATATCCCAGATTTCCTATGAAGAAGCCATGGAACTTTCCCATTTTGGCGCCAAGGTCTTATACCCTCCTACCTTACAACCCATATTGAGTCAAGGAATCCCCATATGGATCAAGAATACTTTTGCCCCGGATGAAAAAGGGACATTGATAACGCAAAATAACAATGGGCAAGGCAAATCGGTCCGGGGAATAAGCCATGTTGGTGAAATAACCTTGTTGTCCTTGGAAGGGCCCGGAATGGTGGGGATTCCCGGTATTTCCAAGCGCTTTTTTGAAACCCTTTCCCAACAGGACATAAGTGTGGCACTCATCACGCAAGCTTCATCGGAGCATTCCATTTGCGTGGGCATCTCAAATGCCGATGAGGCCAAAGCGCAAACATCCGTGAACCAAGCTTTTGAGTATGAGATTGCCTCCGGGAAGATAAATCCTGTTATCGTTGAGAAGGATTTGGCCATTATTGCATTGGTTGGTGACAACATGAAAAGTCATCAGGGGTTAAGTGGAAAAATGTTCAGCACTTTGGGCAGGAACAATGTGAACATTAGGGCCATTGCCCAGGGCGCTTCAGAAAGGAATATCTCCGCAGTGATTACGAGTGATGATGTCAAAAAAGCACTTAATGCCTTACACGAGGGGTTTTTTGAGGAAAATATCAAGCAATTGAACCTTTTTGTTATGGGCGTCGGTAACGTGGGTTCCCGCTTGCTTGCGCAAATCCATCAACAAAAAGAATACCTAAAAGAGGAATTGAAATTGAACATCAGGGTGATTGGTATTTCCAATTCCAGAAAAATGGTGTTCCATGAAGATGGAGTTTCCTTGGAGACCTGGAGGGGGGACCTGGAAAATGGTTTGGAGGCCAATGGTGAAGCTTTTATGGATAGGGTTCAAAAGTTAAACTATCGCAATAGTATTTTTGTTGATAATACTGCCAATGAAAAGGTTTCCGATACATACGGCCATTATCTTGAAAACAGCATTGCCGTGGTAACCTGTAACAAAATTGCATGTTCATCCGCTTTTGATAACTACCAAAGATTAAAAAAGCTCTCCAAAAAATACAATGCCCCGTTTCTTTTTGAAACCAATGTGGGTGCAGGTTTACCTATTATTGACACCTTAAAGCACTTAATCGCTTCTGGGGACAGGGTCAACAAAATACAGGCCGTACTTTCCGGTAGTCTCAATTTTGTGTTCAATACTTTTGATGACACCAAAACCTTCCATGATGTAGTCAAAGAAGCTCAGGAAAAGGGCTATACCGAACCTGATCCCACCATAGATCTAAGCGGTGTTGATGTAATGCGGAAAATCCTGATTTTGGCCCGCGAAAGTGGCTACCAATTGGATATTGAAGAAATAACCAACGAATCCTTCCTTCCTAAGGAAAGTTTGGATACAACGAGCAACGCGCTATTTTATGAATCCCTCAAAAAATACGAGTCCGATTTTCAGGACATCTACAAAGTGGCTGCCCAAAAAGATTGCAAACTAAAGTATGTGGCCCAATTTGAGGATGGAAAGGCCAAAGTGGGGCTTCAGGAAATCCCACGAGGGCACGATTTCCATAATCTGGAAGGAAGTGACAACATCGTTCTGTTTTTCACGGACCGGTATCCTGAGCAGCCCTTAATAGTCAAAGGCGCAGGGGCGGGAGCCGATGTTACGGCATCCGGTATCTTTGCGGACATCATAAGAATTGGGAATTTTTAA
- a CDS encoding NAD(P)H-hydrate dehydratase — translation MKILSAAQIYKADKFTIAKQQITSDALMERAALGIFNWMHERLQGNPIKIHLFCGIGNNGGDGLAIARHLKEHEYDVQVYVVNYSEKRSKDFLLNLNRLKERKLWPDFLDKEHHSFTIGPDDIVVDAIFGIGLNRSPSPWVRNLIQQINRSSAFVLSVDIPSGMFMDSVPEFPDNVVHANYVLSFQSPKLPFFLPQTAGYMNEWEILDIGLDQEYFANVEVDYHFVGKFEVLPFYKPRLKFTHKGTYGHALMIGGSYGKIGAVNLATRACLNVGAGLVTAYVPKCGYVPIQTGIPEAMVLTDAMENTISKIEIPFEPKAIGIGMGMGTKKEVITAFEGFLEKNTSKLVIDADGLNMLSQRPELLEKLPLGTVLTPHPKELERLVGPWGNDFEKLEKAKALSKNIGGVLVIKGAHTIIVANGTGYINSTGNPGMATAGSGDVLTGIITGLLAQDYEPLQAAIFGVYLHGLSGDITTSRAGYEAVTAGKIVGNIGTAFVELFRKDGNRNGQKTD, via the coding sequence ATGAAGATTTTATCCGCAGCACAGATCTATAAAGCTGACAAATTCACGATCGCAAAACAACAAATAACCAGTGATGCACTTATGGAACGGGCGGCATTGGGCATTTTTAATTGGATGCATGAGCGTTTACAAGGAAATCCCATTAAAATCCATTTGTTCTGTGGGATAGGAAACAACGGTGGGGATGGACTGGCCATAGCCCGGCATTTGAAAGAGCATGAATATGACGTCCAAGTCTATGTGGTCAACTATAGTGAAAAGCGATCCAAGGATTTTTTACTCAACCTAAATCGACTGAAAGAGCGGAAGCTTTGGCCGGATTTTCTGGACAAAGAGCATCATTCTTTCACTATTGGTCCAGATGATATTGTAGTGGATGCCATTTTTGGAATAGGCCTTAACAGGTCCCCATCCCCATGGGTGCGTAATTTGATTCAACAAATCAACCGATCATCTGCCTTTGTACTGTCTGTCGATATTCCTTCCGGGATGTTTATGGATAGTGTTCCTGAGTTTCCGGATAATGTGGTACATGCCAATTACGTTTTAAGTTTCCAATCACCCAAGTTGCCCTTCTTTTTGCCCCAAACCGCCGGGTATATGAACGAGTGGGAAATTTTGGATATTGGTCTGGACCAGGAGTATTTCGCCAATGTTGAGGTGGATTATCATTTTGTTGGAAAGTTTGAAGTGCTTCCTTTCTATAAGCCTCGGCTTAAGTTTACCCATAAGGGCACCTATGGCCATGCCCTGATGATCGGAGGCAGTTATGGAAAAATAGGCGCTGTCAACTTGGCAACAAGGGCATGTCTCAATGTAGGTGCCGGACTAGTGACCGCTTATGTGCCAAAATGTGGATATGTCCCCATACAAACCGGTATTCCGGAAGCCATGGTTTTAACAGATGCTATGGAAAATACCATCTCAAAAATTGAAATACCCTTTGAACCCAAGGCTATAGGCATTGGGATGGGGATGGGGACCAAAAAGGAGGTAATCACGGCTTTTGAGGGATTTTTGGAGAAAAATACATCAAAGCTGGTCATTGATGCCGATGGATTGAACATGCTTTCCCAAAGGCCGGAACTATTGGAAAAGCTGCCTTTGGGAACTGTACTTACCCCACATCCCAAGGAATTGGAACGATTGGTGGGTCCATGGGGGAATGATTTTGAAAAACTGGAAAAAGCAAAAGCACTTTCCAAAAACATTGGTGGGGTATTGGTTATTAAGGGAGCGCATACCATAATCGTTGCCAATGGAACAGGTTATATCAATTCTACCGGTAATCCCGGGATGGCCACGGCGGGTAGTGGTGATGTATTGACCGGTATAATCACAGGTCTTCTTGCGCAAGATTATGAACCTCTACAGGCGGCTATCTTTGGGGTCTATTTACATGGGTTGTCCGGTGATATAACTACTTCAAGAGCGGGTTATGAGGCCGTTACCGCCGGGAAAATAGTCGGTAATATTGGAACGGCTTTTGTGGAACTGTTCAGAAAGGATGGAAATAGAAATGGACAGAAAACCGATTAG
- a CDS encoding homoserine kinase: MGEIRVFCPATVANVSCGFDVLGLALEAVGDEMVVRKSTVKGVKITKITGQELPLETEKNVAGVAATRLLQQLEHEGGFEMEIHKKIKPGSGIGSSAASAAGAVWGINHLLGNPFSNRDLVEFAMQGEKLASGVAHADNVAPAIFGGFTLVRSYEPLDIIPIHTPKNLYATVIHPQIEVKTSDSRKILKTNISLAQGIRQWGNLGGLVAGLFTEDYQLIGRCLEDHVIEPIRSILIPKFDAIKTEVKKAGALGSGISGSGPSIFALSQGEETAKRVARTMKEIYTPTGVEFDIHVSPISLSGVRTM; this comes from the coding sequence ATGGGGGAGATTCGTGTATTTTGCCCGGCCACAGTGGCCAATGTTTCCTGCGGATTTGATGTGCTGGGATTGGCCTTGGAAGCCGTGGGTGACGAAATGGTGGTCCGTAAATCAACGGTAAAAGGCGTAAAAATCACTAAAATTACGGGGCAAGAGCTACCGTTGGAAACCGAGAAAAATGTTGCCGGTGTTGCTGCTACCAGGCTTTTGCAACAGCTGGAACATGAAGGTGGTTTTGAAATGGAAATCCATAAAAAAATAAAGCCGGGCAGTGGCATTGGTAGTAGCGCTGCCAGTGCTGCCGGGGCCGTATGGGGCATAAACCACTTGTTGGGGAACCCGTTTTCCAATAGGGATTTGGTGGAATTTGCCATGCAAGGTGAGAAATTGGCCAGCGGCGTGGCCCATGCCGATAATGTAGCACCGGCCATTTTTGGTGGATTTACCCTTGTGCGGAGTTATGAACCTTTGGATATCATCCCAATACATACCCCCAAAAATCTTTATGCCACGGTCATCCATCCCCAAATAGAGGTCAAGACCTCAGATTCACGAAAGATTCTGAAAACCAATATTTCGTTGGCCCAGGGTATTCGACAATGGGGTAATCTTGGAGGGTTGGTAGCCGGACTTTTTACCGAGGACTATCAATTAATAGGACGCTGCCTGGAAGACCATGTTATTGAACCCATTCGCTCCATTTTAATTCCAAAGTTTGATGCCATAAAAACCGAAGTGAAAAAAGCTGGGGCCTTAGGTTCGGGAATTTCGGGTTCCGGTCCTTCCATTTTTGCACTTTCCCAAGGTGAGGAAACAGCAAAAAGGGTAGCGCGGACCATGAAGGAAATCTATACGCCCACAGGAGTGGAATTCGACATCCACGTATCGCCAATAAGTTTATCCGGGGTAAGGACAATGTAA
- a CDS encoding STAS/SEC14 domain-containing protein has translation MKFGFTKNPMVIKEYSLDIGTVQVYDNYIVANFDEGATVTLERAYQIIGISEIHFRDKKFGYISLRKNSYAIDPIIYTYLRGLENLIAFAIVSKKEIDMHNFKIEKMFYKKNMEFFIEYDNAVAWIKKRLKRKKLKV, from the coding sequence ATGAAGTTTGGATTTACAAAAAATCCTATGGTCATTAAAGAGTACTCTTTGGACATAGGTACGGTACAGGTATATGACAATTATATTGTGGCCAATTTTGATGAAGGCGCCACGGTTACTTTGGAAAGGGCATACCAAATTATCGGAATATCGGAAATACATTTTAGGGATAAAAAGTTTGGATACATCAGTCTTCGGAAAAACTCCTATGCCATTGACCCCATTATCTACACCTATCTAAGAGGTTTGGAAAACCTTATCGCTTTTGCCATAGTTTCCAAAAAGGAAATTGACATGCATAATTTCAAAATTGAAAAAATGTTCTATAAAAAGAACATGGAGTTTTTTATTGAATATGATAACGCAGTGGCTTGGATCAAGAAAAGATTGAAGCGGAAAAAGCTAAAGGTCTAA